AATATTAATATACTTTATTAGAAATAAAAAAAAGGCTATTATACCAAAAAGTATAATAGCCTTTTTAAAATAATATTTAATTTTTAAATTAAATGTTATTTTGTCCTAAAATAGTACCAGATGTAATGAAAGATATAACTTGCTGCGACCATGCATTTGCTTGAGTGTCTGAATTAGCTAAACCAACAACAGCTCCACCAGCAGCACCAAGAATACCACCAGCAATAAGTCCTACAAGGTTACCAATTAACCCAAAACCAAGAATACCACCGTTTGATCCACCATATTTACCACCAAGAATAAGTCCAGCCCATCCAGCAGTTACACCGAAGTTAAGAGCACCTAATAAACCAGCTCCAGAAACATTAGAAATTTCTACATTATTAAGATCACGCATTTTTTCACCATAATTCAATTGAAAATATAATGCCTTTTTATCTAGCACTATCGTTAAATTTAATACGAAAATATTTTCGTATTGATAACATTACAAATGTGCATTTATTTGTCAATACAATAAATACATAATCATAATTATTACCTTATTGTAATAATTATGATTATGTAATATTATCTCCCTAAAATTTCTTTAACTTTTAATTGTAGATGAGATAATATGACAAATACAAATATTACTGGCCCTATTGATCAAGTATGGCAAGATTCAGCAACGTATGCTATAGCCGATGGAACAACTTCTGCTGATACTCCTTCATTATTGTCTAAACCATCTTCTATCTCTACCTGGGGTTTTAACAATATTAAGAGTGTGGAGATCCCAGCTGGCGCAATTTCCACAATGCAAGCAAGTGAAGCACTTCTCGGACAAAAGTTATTACCAAATGTAAAAATAACGTTAAGTAGACTTGACGTAAATCAACAACCAATTGTTCTGACAGTATCATTATCATATGTTGGTTACGGAACTGATACAGATCTCGCTCAACCTTTTACAATTATGAGATTTGGCATAAATAATATTACGAATTCTTCTGATCCTAATTTTAATACAACAGCCTTTTTAAACCAAAAATGGGAGGTTGCTTTAATACCAAACCATAACGTAGTCGGTATATCTCCAAGTGGTTGGACTCTAAATGAATTTCCACCAGAAATTAAATGTTTCTTAAAAGGAACAGAAATAGAAACCCCTTCAGGTAAAAAAAATGTCGAGGAATTAAAAGTAGGTGATGATATTATCACCATTCATAATGGTAATAAAGTAGTAAAAAAAATTACATCTATTTTAAACCAAAAAGTTATTGCTAATCATATAGATAAGCTACCAATTAGAATTTATAAATCTGCCATTGCAGAAAATGTTCCTTATAAAGATTTATTAGTAACTCCCGAACATTGCTTATATATTGACGGGCAATTTATTCCTGCTCGTATGTTAGTAAATGGACGTTCTATTATTCAAGATACATCTTTCAATACTTATGACGTATATCATATTGAAACAGAAGAACATTCTATTGTTATCGCTGATGGTATGCTAACAGAAAGCTATTTAAATACAGATATCCAAGTTAATGAATTTATGACAGTTAAAGGACAAAAAACTTGGGAAAAAGATGCAGCTGCACCATTAAATACTTCTAGAGATTTTGCTGAAACTATTTACAAACAAATCGAAGAACGTGCCAAATTACAAAATTTGCCAGATATACGTCAACATTATGAACTAACA
This Commensalibacter oyaizuii DNA region includes the following protein-coding sequences:
- a CDS encoding Hint domain-containing protein codes for the protein MTNTNITGPIDQVWQDSATYAIADGTTSADTPSLLSKPSSISTWGFNNIKSVEIPAGAISTMQASEALLGQKLLPNVKITLSRLDVNQQPIVLTVSLSYVGYGTDTDLAQPFTIMRFGINNITNSSDPNFNTTAFLNQKWEVALIPNHNVVGISPSGWTLNEFPPEIKCFLKGTEIETPSGKKNVEELKVGDDIITIHNGNKVVKKITSILNQKVIANHIDKLPIRIYKSAIAENVPYKDLLVTPEHCLYIDGQFIPARMLVNGRSIIQDTSFNTYDVYHIETEEHSIVIADGMLTESYLNTDIQVNEFMTVKGQKTWEKDAAAPLNTSRDFAETIYKQIEERAKLQNLPDIRQHYELTSDHGLYLTTSTGKKLEALRTTDNYIMFRIPSNVDKVTLHSFSSRPSDVIGPYIDDRRNLGVLVGDISLSDGNENYVIDTHLNTSSLLGWSVIETSNCRWTLGNAELPLPSRRKNSIGILKISIVAGGPYIVNNKQYKNQKVS